The following proteins are encoded in a genomic region of Candidatus Schekmanbacteria bacterium:
- the cofG gene encoding 7,8-didemethyl-8-hydroxy-5-deazariboflavin synthase subunit CofG, whose amino-acid sequence MERIVTYSKSSTLILTSYCANSCLYCGFRQSDGSFVQDDEIEETLSFAAEKGCSEILVMSGENVDKNRKITEELKEKGYNSFIDFAVSVCQRILSAGMLPHTNIGVVSYDDLVRLRKVNASMGLMIENANSEFSKKVNPQKRPELRFRMLEDAGRLKIPFTTGILVGLGETQEDRIDSLKRIIDCHSKYDHIQEVIIQNFVPNSRSALKSSYPLSFDEYVELIEYVRRNSDIAVQIPQNLNPFFADLIEYGLTDIGGISEGRDRINPENPWARIDELKKIVAEKGALLKRRLPIYPKYIDKGWYSDEVGEVISKLLKMTDDSICTIQEEV is encoded by the coding sequence GCTTTAGACAATCTGATGGTAGTTTCGTCCAAGATGATGAAATAGAAGAGACCTTATCTTTTGCGGCAGAAAAAGGATGTAGTGAAATTTTGGTTATGTCAGGAGAAAATGTCGATAAAAATAGAAAAATTACTGAAGAGCTGAAAGAAAAAGGCTACAACTCGTTTATCGACTTTGCTGTTTCCGTATGCCAGAGGATTCTCTCTGCTGGAATGCTTCCACATACAAACATCGGAGTCGTGAGCTATGATGACCTTGTGCGCCTTCGCAAGGTTAATGCCTCGATGGGATTGATGATAGAAAATGCAAACAGTGAATTTTCCAAAAAGGTTAATCCTCAAAAAAGACCGGAATTACGCTTTAGAATGCTTGAGGATGCAGGCCGGCTAAAAATTCCATTTACTACCGGAATTCTCGTAGGATTGGGAGAAACACAAGAGGACCGCATAGACTCTTTGAAAAGAATTATCGATTGCCATTCAAAATATGACCACATACAGGAAGTAATCATTCAGAACTTCGTCCCAAACAGCAGAAGCGCTTTAAAAAGCTCATATCCTCTTTCCTTTGATGAATATGTAGAACTGATAGAATATGTCAGGAGAAATTCAGATATAGCTGTCCAAATACCTCAAAATCTGAACCCTTTTTTTGCGGACTTGATTGAGTACGGATTGACAGACATTGGCGGAATAAGTGAAGGGCGAGATAGAATAAACCCTGAAAATCCATGGGCAAGGATAGATGAGCTCAAAAAAATTGTTGCCGAAAAAGGAGCCCTCTTGAAAAGACGTCTTCCAATCTATCCCAAATATATTGATAAAGGGTGGTATTCTGATGAAGTTGGTGAGGTAATTTCAAAATTGTTGAAAATGACAGATGATTCGATTTGCAC